CAACGGCCTCGCCGCCGCTGGCCAGGCCGGCGCAGGCGCCGCGGGCGGCCGCGGTGACGCGAACAAGGAACGTCCCGAGGGCTACAACGCCAACGGCGGCAACATGCAGTCGGTGCTCAACGCCCTGTGGGCGTCGTACGGCGACGTCGGCCTGATGCTGTCGATCCCTTACCAGGGCCTCGGCAACGCAGCCATCGCCGCCGTCGCCACCGACGAGCAGATCGAGGAGATGGGCGGCGAGGTGTGGGCCTCGATGGCCATCACCGAGCCGAGCTTCGGATCCGACTCGGCGGCGGTCACCACGACCGCCGTTCGAGATGGCGACGAGTACGTGCTCAACGGTGAGAAGATCTTCGTCACCGCGGGTTCGCGCGCATCGCACATCGTGGTGTGGGCGTCCGTGGACCGAAGCCTCGGACGCGCCGCGATCAAGAGCTTCGTGGTCCCCCGCAAGCATCCCGGTGTGACGATCGCGCGGCTCGAGCACAAGCTCGGCATCCGTGCGTCCGACACCGCCGTGATCCGCTTCGAGGACTGCCGCATCCCCGCCACGTTCTTGCTCGGCTCGCCGGAGGTGGACGTCAAGAAGGGCTTCGGCGGGGTCATGCAGACCTTCGACAACACCCGGCCGATGGTGGCGGCGATGGCCGTCGGCGTCGGACGGGCCGCACTCGAGGAGCTACGCAAGCTGCTCGAGGACGCCGGCATCGAGATCGACTACGACCGCCCGGCGGCCGATCAACCCGCCGCCGCGGCGGAGTTCATTCGCCTGGAGTCCGACTGGGAGGCCGCATACCTTCTGTCGCTCCGTGCGGCGTGGATGGCCGACAACAAGATGCCGAACTCTCTCGAGGCGTCGATGAGTAAGGCCAAGGCGGGTCGCACCGGCACCGATGTGACCAACAAGGCCGTCGAGCTCGCGTCGACCCTCGGCTACTCGCAGCGCACGCTCCTGGAGAAGTGGGCTCGCGACTCGAAGATCCTCGACATCTTCGAGGGCACGCAGCAGATCCAGCAGCTGATCATCGCTCGCCGTGTGCTCGGGAAGAGCAGTTCTGAGCTGAAGTAGCAGTATCTGTTTGTAAAAGAATCACCGATCCACGAGAAAACAGCCGATCTCGGCCGCACCTCATCGGATCGGTGATTCTTTTACGAGGTTCCCTTGAGGACCTTCATCGTCATCCTGGAGTCGAGCCGGGCGATCGCCGGGTCGCCCATGAGGTCGGCCGTCACCCATCGCTCGTATTCGGCGGTGTCACGCACCCGGACGCGGATCAGATAGTCGGGCAGCCCGAACATCCGCCGTAGTTCGACCACGCTGTCCATGGCCGCCACCCGACTCTCGAAGTCGCGGACCGTCTCCCAGTCCTTCGCCACAAGCTCGGCATTGACGATCACCTCCAATCCGAGTCCCATCGCGTTGTGATCGACCACCGCGGAGTAGCCGCGGATCACCCCGTCAGCTTCGAGGCGTCGGACGCGACGCAGACACGGAGCCGCCGTCAGGCCCACCCGTGAAGCCAGTTCCTGATTCGTCACGCGACCGTCTCGCTGCAACTCTCTGATTATGGCTCGATCCAAAGCATCCACGGTTCAATTATTGCGCAATGACACGGCTCTACGCCAGAACACGACAGCACATTGCGAGTGATAATTCCTAGAATTGCTGCATGAAGAACGTTCGTCTCCCCGAAGGTCTGACGCCGGCCGCGAAGGCCGCGGGTGTGGTCTGGCTCGGCCTGTTCGCCCTCGGCCTCGGTTTCGGAGTCCTCACGCGCACAACGGGATTCGACTGGTGGGTGGCGCCGATCATGTCGGCGGTGATTTTCGCCGGGTCGGCAGAGTTCATCCTCGTGGGATTGTTCGCAGTCGCCACTCCCCTGGCGGTGATCGCCGCGACCGCGGCCCTGGTGAACTCCCGGCATCTCTTCTACGGGCTGTCGTTCCCGGTCCACAAGCTTCGCGGGCGTGGCGCCAAGACGTACGGCGTGTACGCACTCGTCGACGAGGCGTACGTGATGGCGACATCACCCGCGGGCGCCGCATGGTCTGGACGTCAGCTCGTGTGGACCCAGGCGGGTCTGCACGTGTCGTGGGTGCTCGGCGCACTCACCGGGTCACTCGCCGGACCAACACTGCTCAGCGGCCTGTCCGGGCTCGACTTCGTCCTGACCGCGCTGTTCCTGATTCTCGCCGTCGACGCAGTGGACGCCTCGCGCGACGCGGCGACCGCGACGATCGCCGTCGTGGCGGGCGTCGTCGCCCATCTGATCGCGCCCGAGGCGATGCTGATCGTCGCCATCTCCCTGTTCACCGTTGGAATCCTGGTTCGCTACGGAGCGAGGGAACACGTCGCAGCCAAGGAAGGAACGCGCTCGAATGCCTAGCACCGCCTACTTGATCTCGGCGATCGCCGTCACGGCTGCGATCACGTTCGCGCTGCGTGCCGCACCGTTCGCACTGCCGCAGAGCATGCGCGACACTCCGGCGGTCAGGTTCCTGCGCACCGCGATGCCCGCGGGCGCAGTGCTCATCCTCGCGTTGTACTGCCTCCTCAAGGTCGACCTCGGGTCCCCGCGACACGGCCTCCCGGAGGCGATCGGCGCCGCGGTGACGATCGGCGTCCATCTGTGGCGCCGAAATCTGCTGCTCTCGCTGGTTCTCGGCACTGCGACATGCGTGGTGCTGAGCTCCGTCAC
This genomic window from Gordonia sp. PDNC005 contains:
- a CDS encoding AzlC family ABC transporter permease, encoding MKNVRLPEGLTPAAKAAGVVWLGLFALGLGFGVLTRTTGFDWWVAPIMSAVIFAGSAEFILVGLFAVATPLAVIAATAALVNSRHLFYGLSFPVHKLRGRGAKTYGVYALVDEAYVMATSPAGAAWSGRQLVWTQAGLHVSWVLGALTGSLAGPTLLSGLSGLDFVLTALFLILAVDAVDASRDAATATIAVVAGVVAHLIAPEAMLIVAISLFTVGILVRYGAREHVAAKEGTRSNA
- a CDS encoding Lrp/AsnC family transcriptional regulator, whose translation is MDALDRAIIRELQRDGRVTNQELASRVGLTAAPCLRRVRRLEADGVIRGYSAVVDHNAMGLGLEVIVNAELVAKDWETVRDFESRVAAMDSVVELRRMFGLPDYLIRVRVRDTAEYERWVTADLMGDPAIARLDSRMTMKVLKGTS
- a CDS encoding acyl-CoA dehydrogenase family protein, translating into MAINLELPKKLEPTIDQARQAALQIFRPISRKYDLAEHEYPVELDTLANLYNGLAAAGQAGAGAAGGRGDANKERPEGYNANGGNMQSVLNALWASYGDVGLMLSIPYQGLGNAAIAAVATDEQIEEMGGEVWASMAITEPSFGSDSAAVTTTAVRDGDEYVLNGEKIFVTAGSRASHIVVWASVDRSLGRAAIKSFVVPRKHPGVTIARLEHKLGIRASDTAVIRFEDCRIPATFLLGSPEVDVKKGFGGVMQTFDNTRPMVAAMAVGVGRAALEELRKLLEDAGIEIDYDRPAADQPAAAAEFIRLESDWEAAYLLSLRAAWMADNKMPNSLEASMSKAKAGRTGTDVTNKAVELASTLGYSQRTLLEKWARDSKILDIFEGTQQIQQLIIARRVLGKSSSELK
- a CDS encoding AzlD domain-containing protein — encoded protein: MPSTAYLISAIAVTAAITFALRAAPFALPQSMRDTPAVRFLRTAMPAGAVLILALYCLLKVDLGSPRHGLPEAIGAAVTIGVHLWRRNLLLSLVLGTATCVVLSSVTF